CAACCCTAATCCCGTCCCGCTAAACTGACCATTGAGGCCTGGGGCTTTAAAATACCGATCAAAGACGAGTTCGTGGTGTTCGGCTCGTAAGCCCGGTCCGTAATCACGAACGGTGAATTCGACCTGATCGCTAACACGACAGGCCATAATGTCAACAGGCGACTGGTCATGGCTGTGCCGGATAGCATTGGACAGAAAATTGATTAAGACCCAGGAAGCTTTGTCAGGATCAGCTTTAACAAAAGGCAAATCAGGCGACAGCTTCAGAACAAACCGAATTTGTTTCTGCTCGGCCTGCGTTTTTAAAGCCTTGGAAGCCACCTCTATTAAATGAGATGGATTGACAGATTGCATCTGAAGTTGGATTTGGCCGGATTCGACCTGGGCCATATTCAGCAGTTCACCGGTTAAGCGAAGTAATCGATCGGTATTTTCCTCGATATGAGTGACCATTTCCTGTTGTTCGCTTTTTAAAGTGCCAAGCCGTCTATCCTTTAGGAGTTTGAGGCTCATTTTGATGGCTGAGATTGGGGTTTTCAATTCATGGGAGACCGTGGCGATAAAATTCGTTTTGGCCAGATCCAATTCTTTGAAGGAAGTAATATTTAACAGCACAATGACATAGCCTGCCTGAACGGGCTCAGATTCCCCGGTTGGGACTACCTCAACCGTATGGATCTCTTTAGAGTAAAAACTTTCTTTCCCTTTTTCATTAAGGCCAGGATCATAAATTTTTAAGAGACTCGCTCCCGGCACCGTCTGACGCGATTCTGCTTTTAATGGGGTTTGAGTGGCCTCCGTGTCTATCATTATATCCTGTATGAGCGAACGCAACAGATCGTTGGAAGTTGCTACATCGGGAGCGTACTGGCCGATAAGCTTTCCTCGCTCAACACCCAGTAAACGCTCAGCCACCGGATTGATAAACAGGATTCGGCGCTTCTCGTCCAGCCCAATGATGCCCTCGCTCATAATCTCGATCAAGGTGTCAATGCGTTTTTTCTCGAACAGAAGCTTAGCCACATTTGAGTGTTCAAATTCATAGAGCTTTTGGGCCATCGAATTAAACGAGCGGGCCAGTTCTCCAAATTCATCACTGGACCGAAAATGCAGGCGCTCTTCAAAGTGTCGGTCGGTAATCCGTTTGATTCCCTGGGTCAGTTCCTTGATGGGGCCGGCGATATAATACGGAATATTGATTACGAACGAAAACACGACCAGAAAACAGAATGTACCAATCGTACCCAGCCAGAGTAACGCATTTTTTGCCGTTTTTTCGGCCGTATTGCTTTTGCGGACAATGGCCTGTCGGTTCAAATCTTCAATAGTAAACAAATGCTGCTGGATTCGTTTGATCGTCGGAGCATCAACAGCTCCCGCTCGTAACCGATTAAACTCCCGACGAACAGCTCGGGTATTCTCGCCCTCGCCGACCTCGGTCAGATTAGCCTCCTGCTTTTTTAAGTTCGTCTCAAAGTCGTTTAGCGCATCGGGATCGTCCAGCGAGACTAAAGCTTTCTGCATGTTGCTGACAAACTCCAGGGAAATGTAGTTGTCTTTCAGAATCGCTTTCGAATCGTTAGCCAACTGGTTCAGATAAAATGCCCCCAGTCCTCCTAGTACCAGAATAATACCGAAGAGGAAAACGAATGAGAGTGATACTTTGGTTTTAAGGGTCATTAGCTGTTGCGTTTCAAGGTTAGGAAAGAATGATCAAGTCTGTATCCGACTCGGAAAGCCGGTTGAGCAGCTGGTTAAAGGCAAAGGTTCGTAAAATGATTTGAATCAGATTAAAATGGGGTTTGCCGATGCAGACCGTCGTAACGTTTCGTTGCTTCACTTCTTCCATCAGGCAACTGACGACATTGCTTCCTTTTGCCTGGATGACTTCCGCACCTAATTCCGTAGCTAGCTTTAAATTATTGATCAGATGGCGTTGCAGATCTAGCCGTATCCGATCCGGCGACTCATCAGGCGTTTGCACATAGAGTACATACCAGCGGGAATT
This window of the Spirosoma aerolatum genome carries:
- a CDS encoding ATP-binding protein; translated protein: MTLKTKVSLSFVFLFGIILVLGGLGAFYLNQLANDSKAILKDNYISLEFVSNMQKALVSLDDPDALNDFETNLKKQEANLTEVGEGENTRAVRREFNRLRAGAVDAPTIKRIQQHLFTIEDLNRQAIVRKSNTAEKTAKNALLWLGTIGTFCFLVVFSFVINIPYYIAGPIKELTQGIKRITDRHFEERLHFRSSDEFGELARSFNSMAQKLYEFEHSNVAKLLFEKKRIDTLIEIMSEGIIGLDEKRRILFINPVAERLLGVERGKLIGQYAPDVATSNDLLRSLIQDIMIDTEATQTPLKAESRQTVPGASLLKIYDPGLNEKGKESFYSKEIHTVEVVPTGESEPVQAGYVIVLLNITSFKELDLAKTNFIATVSHELKTPISAIKMSLKLLKDRRLGTLKSEQQEMVTHIEENTDRLLRLTGELLNMAQVESGQIQLQMQSVNPSHLIEVASKALKTQAEQKQIRFVLKLSPDLPFVKADPDKASWVLINFLSNAIRHSHDQSPVDIMACRVSDQVEFTVRDYGPGLRAEHHELVFDRYFKAPGLNGQFSGTGLGLAISKEFILAMGGQIGIHSGESPGASFYFRLAIA